A region of Blattabacterium cuenoti STAT DNA encodes the following proteins:
- the tgt gene encoding tRNA guanosine(34) transglycosylase Tgt, which produces MKFNLIKTDNYSKARIGVLETDHSKIETPIFMPVASKGYVKSVPTHELYKMCEITIGNTYHLYFQPGIEVLHKAGGIHSFLNWKGSILTDSGGFQIFSLKKLNKNTEDGVLFKSMIDGSFHFFSPEKSMKIQRFIGGDIIMAFDDCPSFPCSYTVAKKSLKKTHFWLKKCYSYLQENPEIYNYKQSFFPILQGSIYPDLRRFSAEEISLLEAEGYAIGGLSLGEEKEETYNITDLLTDILPKKKPRYLMGVGYPADLLEGISLGIDMFDCVLPTRNGRHGMLFTWKGIMNIKNKKWEKDYSCLDEFGKTDVDQLYSKSYLRHLFLSKDSLAKEIASIHNLSFYFHLLQEAKIHIMHNKFFYWKKSIIPLLQKRL; this is translated from the coding sequence ATGAAATTTAACTTAATTAAAACAGATAATTATTCCAAAGCAAGAATAGGAGTATTAGAAACAGATCATAGTAAAATTGAAACTCCTATTTTTATGCCAGTTGCTTCAAAAGGTTATGTAAAGTCTGTTCCAACACATGAACTTTATAAAATGTGTGAAATAACTATTGGAAATACTTATCATTTATATTTTCAACCAGGAATTGAAGTATTACATAAAGCTGGAGGAATTCATTCTTTTCTAAATTGGAAGGGATCTATATTAACAGATAGTGGTGGTTTTCAAATTTTTTCATTGAAAAAATTAAATAAAAATACTGAAGACGGAGTTCTATTTAAATCTATGATAGATGGATCTTTTCATTTTTTTTCTCCTGAAAAATCTATGAAAATTCAACGTTTTATAGGTGGAGATATTATCATGGCTTTCGATGATTGTCCCTCTTTTCCTTGTAGTTATACAGTCGCTAAAAAATCTTTAAAAAAAACACATTTTTGGTTAAAAAAATGTTACTCTTATTTACAAGAGAATCCAGAAATATATAATTATAAGCAAAGTTTTTTTCCAATTTTACAAGGAAGTATTTATCCGGATTTGAGGAGATTTTCTGCAGAAGAAATTTCATTGTTAGAAGCAGAAGGATATGCTATAGGCGGGTTAAGTTTGGGAGAGGAAAAAGAAGAAACATATAATATTACTGATTTATTAACAGATATTTTACCTAAAAAAAAACCTAGATATTTAATGGGTGTAGGATATCCTGCAGATCTTTTAGAAGGAATTTCTCTTGGAATAGATATGTTTGATTGTGTTCTTCCTACAAGGAATGGACGTCATGGAATGCTATTTACATGGAAAGGAATTATGAATATTAAAAATAAAAAATGGGAAAAAGACTATTCTTGTTTAGACGAATTCGGAAAGACTGATGTAGATCAATTATATAGTAAATCTTATTTAAGACATCTTTTTTTATCTAAAGATAGCTTAGCAAAAGAAATAGCCTCTATCCATAATCTTTCTTTTTATTTTCATCTTCTTCAAGAAGCGAAAATTCATATTATGCACAATAAATTTTTTTATTGGAAAAAATCTATAATTCCTTTGTTACAAAAACGTTTATAA
- the rsmH gene encoding 16S rRNA (cytosine(1402)-N(4))-methyltransferase RsmH, which yields MNFKYYHKPVLLEESIENLITDPNGIYVDTTLGGGGHSDAILKKLNQKATLIALDQDQESIKRNLIIDKRFHLFHKNFIHIRDILNQNRIDKVSGILVDLGFSSLQIDNPKRGFSNQSNCILDMRMNQESLYSAQNVLNECSKKELFHIFYEYGEFKNAKKIAEKIFKMRLKKNIKTALDLIHLFFIKGSFKKRKRFFSRLFQSIRIEVNNEINILKGFLLESSKILLKGGRISVISYHSIEDRIIKYFFKKGIIINKINFETLPFKMIHKKVIKPSFQEITSNPRSRSAKLRIAEKT from the coding sequence ATGAATTTTAAATATTATCATAAACCAGTTCTTCTCGAAGAGAGTATAGAAAACTTAATTACAGATCCAAATGGGATTTATGTAGATACTACTCTCGGTGGGGGAGGACATTCTGATGCTATTCTAAAAAAATTAAATCAAAAGGCAACTTTAATTGCTTTGGATCAAGACCAAGAATCTATCAAAAGAAATTTGATTATAGATAAACGTTTTCATCTTTTTCACAAAAATTTTATTCATATACGGGATATTTTGAATCAAAATCGGATTGATAAAGTATCAGGAATATTAGTTGATTTAGGGTTTTCATCTTTACAAATAGATAATCCAAAAAGAGGTTTTTCGAATCAATCTAATTGTATTTTAGATATGAGAATGAATCAAGAATCTTTGTATTCTGCTCAAAATGTTCTAAATGAATGTTCAAAAAAAGAGTTATTTCATATATTTTATGAATATGGAGAATTTAAAAATGCAAAAAAAATTGCAGAAAAAATATTTAAAATGCGTTTAAAAAAAAATATTAAAACTGCTTTGGATTTAATTCATCTTTTTTTTATAAAAGGATCTTTTAAAAAAAGAAAAAGATTTTTTTCTAGACTTTTTCAGTCTATACGAATAGAAGTTAATAATGAAATAAATATTTTAAAAGGTTTTTTATTAGAATCTTCTAAAATTCTATTGAAAGGAGGTAGAATATCCGTGATTTCATATCATTCTATAGAAGATAGAATTATTAAATATTTTTTTAAAAAAGGAATTATAATAAATAAAATCAATTTTGAAACCCTTCCATTTAAAATGATACATAAAAAAGTAATTAAACCTAGTTTTCAAGAAATTACAAGTAATCCACGATCTAGAAGCGCAAAATTAAGAATTGCAGAAAAAACTTAA
- a CDS encoding FtsL-like putative cell division protein: protein MKTNIPDILKGKFLVKEDAYRSWNFIIFITILSLISITSSHIMDRKIRKINKISEEIKELKSEYADLHSKCMKMQLASFIRKKLFNGLKHLETPPYELVIENQKKYG, encoded by the coding sequence ATGAAAACAAATATACCAGATATCCTAAAAGGAAAATTCTTAGTAAAAGAAGATGCTTATCGTAGTTGGAATTTTATTATTTTTATTACCATCCTATCATTAATTAGTATTACCAGTTCACATATAATGGATAGAAAAATTCGAAAAATCAATAAAATTAGTGAAGAAATCAAGGAATTAAAATCTGAATATGCGGATTTACATAGTAAATGTATGAAAATGCAATTAGCCTCTTTTATAAGAAAAAAATTATTTAATGGATTAAAACATTTGGAAACTCCTCCATATGAATTAGTCATAGAAAATCAAAAAAAATATGGATAA
- a CDS encoding penicillin-binding protein, giving the protein MKRKRYILLYKSYLVGFLFIFIATLIIFNLFYIQNYSEGYKKYVIKKTIRTNLIKAKRGNIYALDNSILAMSVIRYDIHIDFRSIPEKLFQDNIYSLCNSLDLLFKKQKFFFYKKFQYEKKRGNRYFLLAKNLDYPHFKILRRFPIFNKGQIRGGFIVEKKICRIHTLENIGKRTLGFDDHRGKAGLEGAFSKYLKGKDGKRLEQRISFKIWKPLKSENEINPEDGKDVYSTIDIYLQDIAYHALLQELSISQAHHGCVILMDVKTGEIPAMINLEKTKKNTYEDLRNFSVWEGSEPGSTFKTMAILAALEDKKIDVNMIINTKGGVMKLKGKKIRDTHYNGNVKMNPKQILELSSNVGIAKIIYENYKKNPEKFIEHFRKWKLDKKIGIEIPGESMPFIPTPGKKNWSGITLPWMTFGYNIKLTPLQILTFYNAIANHGKMIKPLFIREIKHYGKSIKKHKNPIVMNPSIAEKSSLKKIQNMLEGVVKNGTAKKYYHPEYPYAGKTGTTQLNYWIKGKPLSYNSSFVGYFPAKNPKYSCIVVISKPEKGYYGIEVAVPVFDKIAKSIYPRIEKKVFFKKNKNQKDLLNQITKSKNFFIDKWIMPNIISVPGKEIIPILENMGFHIQYEGIGKVLTQSVQPGKKLKKNQIIFLKLEE; this is encoded by the coding sequence ATGAAACGAAAAAGATATATTTTATTATATAAATCTTATTTAGTTGGTTTTTTATTCATATTTATTGCTACATTAATTATTTTTAATTTATTCTATATTCAAAATTATTCAGAAGGATACAAGAAATATGTTATAAAAAAAACAATCAGAACTAACTTAATTAAAGCTAAACGTGGAAATATTTATGCATTAGATAATAGTATTTTAGCAATGTCTGTTATAAGATATGATATTCACATAGATTTTAGAAGTATACCTGAAAAATTATTTCAAGATAATATTTATTCTTTATGTAACTCTTTGGATCTCTTGTTTAAGAAACAGAAATTTTTTTTCTATAAAAAATTTCAATACGAAAAGAAAAGGGGAAATAGATATTTTTTATTAGCAAAAAATTTAGATTATCCACATTTTAAAATCTTAAGAAGATTTCCCATTTTCAATAAGGGACAAATACGAGGTGGGTTCATCGTAGAAAAGAAAATATGTAGAATTCACACATTGGAAAATATTGGAAAAAGAACATTAGGATTTGATGATCACAGAGGAAAAGCGGGATTAGAAGGTGCTTTTAGCAAATATTTAAAAGGAAAAGATGGAAAAAGATTAGAACAACGTATTAGTTTTAAAATATGGAAACCATTAAAATCAGAAAATGAAATTAATCCAGAAGACGGAAAAGACGTTTACTCCACTATAGATATATATTTACAAGATATAGCTTATCATGCTTTGCTTCAAGAATTATCCATCTCTCAAGCACATCATGGATGTGTAATTTTGATGGATGTAAAAACTGGAGAAATTCCTGCTATGATCAATCTGGAAAAAACAAAAAAAAATACTTATGAAGATTTAAGAAATTTTTCAGTATGGGAAGGAAGTGAACCTGGATCTACTTTTAAAACAATGGCTATTCTTGCCGCTTTAGAAGATAAAAAAATAGATGTGAATATGATTATAAATACCAAAGGTGGAGTTATGAAATTGAAAGGAAAAAAAATACGAGATACTCATTATAATGGAAATGTTAAAATGAATCCAAAACAAATTTTAGAATTATCTTCGAACGTAGGAATAGCAAAAATTATTTATGAGAATTATAAAAAAAATCCTGAAAAATTTATAGAGCATTTTCGTAAATGGAAATTGGATAAAAAAATAGGGATTGAGATACCAGGAGAAAGCATGCCTTTTATTCCGACCCCTGGAAAAAAAAATTGGAGTGGTATTACTTTACCATGGATGACTTTTGGGTATAATATTAAACTAACTCCTTTACAAATACTCACTTTTTATAATGCTATAGCAAATCATGGAAAAATGATTAAACCTCTATTTATTAGAGAAATAAAACATTATGGAAAAAGTATAAAGAAACATAAAAATCCTATTGTTATGAATCCTTCTATAGCTGAAAAATCTTCTTTAAAAAAAATTCAAAATATGTTGGAAGGAGTAGTAAAAAATGGAACGGCTAAAAAATATTATCATCCAGAATATCCTTATGCGGGAAAAACGGGAACAACACAGTTAAATTATTGGATTAAAGGAAAGCCCTTATCTTATAATAGTTCTTTTGTAGGATATTTTCCTGCGAAAAATCCAAAATATTCTTGTATTGTAGTTATTTCAAAACCAGAAAAAGGATATTATGGAATAGAGGTAGCCGTTCCTGTATTTGACAAAATTGCTAAATCTATTTATCCTAGAATAGAAAAAAAAGTATTTTTTAAAAAAAATAAGAATCAAAAAGATTTACTAAATCAAATTACAAAATCAAAAAATTTTTTTATTGATAAGTGGATAATGCCTAATATTATCTCTGTTCCTGGAAAAGAAATCATCCCTATATTAGAAAATATGGGATTTCACATCCAATATGAAGGAATAGGAAAAGTATTGACTCAATCTGTTCAACCTGGAAAAAAATTGAAAAAAAATCAGATTATATTTTTGAAATTAGAAGAATGA
- a CDS encoding UDP-N-acetylmuramoyl-L-alanyl-D-glutamate--2,6-diaminopimelate ligase, whose translation MKKLLKDILKKVHVLNIIGKDPFKFIEGISINSKIVKTNMIFVAIKGKKTDGHQFIIDAIQKGANTIICEKNFFSFIPNIFYKKITYVFVSNSMEALGIISSNFYDHPTKKIKLIGITGTNGKTSVATILHYLFSRMGEKNILISTMGIKILSIKYPTIHTTPNIIEINKYLNISIQKGCRYAFMEVSSHGIHQKRISGLLFQGGVFTNITHDHLDYHRSFDHYLSTKRLFFKNYLSKKAFALVNADDENSYKMIKKILAKTYFYGIKKNSNFKIGILKEDMNGNELLIEGHKIFTYLIGRFNIYNLLASYATSILLGKKKDEILKKIKYVKPIKGRFEKFLSNSGIQIIIDYAHNPDGLKSILNTIKIIKKDNEKLICIIGCGGNRDRKKRPLMGKISYETCDISIFTSDNPRDEDINKIFNDMKNFKPYLKKKSILTFVKREEAIQNAIQIAKKKDIILIAGKGHETFQEIKGKRHFFNDMKITKNLLKIYDK comes from the coding sequence ATGAAAAAACTATTAAAAGATATTTTGAAAAAAGTGCATGTATTAAACATAATAGGAAAAGATCCTTTTAAATTTATAGAAGGAATTTCTATAAATTCTAAAATAGTAAAAACCAATATGATTTTTGTGGCTATAAAAGGAAAAAAAACAGATGGACACCAATTTATTATAGATGCAATTCAAAAAGGCGCTAATACTATAATTTGTGAAAAAAATTTTTTCTCTTTTATTCCTAATATTTTTTATAAAAAAATTACTTATGTATTTGTTTCAAATTCTATGGAAGCTTTAGGAATTATATCATCTAATTTTTATGATCATCCTACAAAAAAAATAAAATTAATAGGAATTACCGGAACAAATGGAAAAACTTCTGTAGCTACGATTCTTCATTATTTATTTTCTAGAATGGGAGAAAAAAATATTCTTATTTCTACTATGGGAATAAAAATATTATCTATAAAATATCCTACTATACATACAACCCCGAATATTATAGAAATAAATAAATATTTAAATATTTCAATCCAAAAAGGATGTAGATATGCTTTTATGGAAGTAAGTTCACATGGAATACATCAAAAAAGAATATCAGGATTATTATTTCAAGGAGGAGTTTTTACGAATATTACACATGATCACTTAGATTATCATAGATCTTTTGACCATTATTTATCTACTAAAAGGCTTTTTTTTAAAAATTATTTATCTAAAAAAGCTTTTGCATTAGTTAATGCCGATGATGAAAATTCGTATAAAATGATAAAAAAAATTTTAGCTAAAACCTATTTTTACGGTATTAAAAAAAATTCCAATTTCAAAATTGGAATTTTAAAAGAAGATATGAATGGAAACGAATTGTTAATTGAGGGTCATAAAATTTTTACCTATCTAATAGGAAGATTTAATATCTATAATCTATTAGCTAGTTACGCTACATCTATTTTATTAGGAAAAAAGAAAGATGAAATCCTTAAAAAAATTAAATATGTAAAACCTATTAAAGGTCGTTTTGAGAAGTTTTTATCCAATTCTGGAATTCAGATTATTATAGATTATGCTCATAATCCAGATGGATTAAAATCTATTTTAAATACTATTAAAATCATAAAAAAAGATAATGAAAAATTAATTTGTATCATAGGTTGTGGAGGAAATAGAGATAGAAAAAAACGTCCTTTAATGGGGAAAATTTCTTATGAAACATGTGATATCTCTATTTTTACATCCGATAATCCTAGAGATGAAGATATCAATAAAATATTCAATGATATGAAAAATTTTAAACCATATCTAAAAAAAAAATCTATTTTAACTTTTGTAAAACGAGAAGAAGCTATTCAAAATGCAATTCAAATTGCAAAAAAAAAAGATATTATTCTAATAGCTGGAAAAGGACATGAAACTTTTCAAGAAATTAAAGGAAAACGTCATTTTTTTAATGATATGAAAATTACTAAAAATTTGTTAAAAATTTACGATAAATAA
- a CDS encoding phospho-N-acetylmuramoyl-pentapeptide-transferase codes for MIYFFKFLIINSIFYRAIIAFFLSFCTALICYQTIIYWNQKNSIIGEKIRDLGLIGQKEKEGTPTMGGLVFIFSTLISTILFSTLNNVYVLMLIIATLYMGCVGFIDDYLKIKYNKKGLSVMGKIFSQILLGIFIGIIMYFNTNISLQKGKIESENSHFYGFYTTIPIFSSIYHNHEFNYATCLSWYNKKWKKYTWIIYIPIVIGIITFLSNGTNLADGIDGLTAGISSIIFSIFSLFSIIASSKIYSSYFHFIYIPHLEEIIIFSFSFLGSLISFLWYNTYPAQIFMGDTGSLTIGSVIAIIAIINRKELILPILCGIFFIENISVLIQVLYFIYSKKKYGKGRRVFLMAPLHHHFQKLGYHENKIFNRFIIIQMMLSILVFFLLTL; via the coding sequence ATGATTTATTTTTTTAAATTTTTAATTATAAATTCTATTTTTTATAGAGCAATTATCGCTTTTTTTTTATCATTTTGTACAGCTTTGATTTGTTATCAAACAATTATATATTGGAATCAAAAAAATAGTATAATAGGAGAAAAAATACGAGATCTTGGACTTATTGGTCAAAAAGAAAAAGAAGGAACCCCAACTATGGGAGGTCTTGTTTTTATATTTTCCACATTAATTTCTACAATATTATTTTCTACTTTAAATAATGTATATGTATTAATGTTAATAATAGCTACATTGTATATGGGTTGTGTTGGCTTTATAGATGATTACCTTAAAATAAAATATAATAAAAAAGGACTTAGTGTAATGGGAAAAATATTTAGTCAAATTTTATTAGGAATTTTTATTGGAATCATTATGTATTTTAACACAAATATTTCTCTTCAAAAAGGAAAAATAGAATCAGAAAATTCACATTTTTATGGATTTTATACTACTATTCCCATTTTTTCTTCCATATATCATAATCATGAATTTAATTATGCAACTTGTTTAAGTTGGTATAATAAAAAATGGAAAAAATATACATGGATTATTTACATTCCTATTGTTATTGGAATTATTACGTTTTTATCCAATGGAACTAATTTAGCTGATGGAATAGATGGATTAACAGCTGGAATTTCTTCTATTATTTTTTCTATTTTTTCTTTATTTTCTATAATTGCCAGTAGCAAAATATATTCATCCTATTTTCATTTTATATATATTCCTCATTTAGAAGAAATTATTATATTTTCTTTTTCTTTTTTAGGATCTTTAATAAGTTTTCTTTGGTATAATACTTATCCAGCCCAAATTTTTATGGGCGATACTGGAAGTTTAACTATAGGAAGTGTTATTGCAATAATAGCTATTATAAATAGAAAAGAATTAATATTGCCTATTTTATGTGGAATTTTTTTTATTGAAAATATTTCTGTACTCATACAAGTATTATATTTTATATATTCTAAAAAAAAATATGGAAAAGGAAGAAGAGTTTTTTTAATGGCCCCTTTACATCATCATTTCCAAAAATTAGGATATC